The proteins below are encoded in one region of Corynebacterium felinum:
- a CDS encoding NAD(P)H-quinone dehydrogenase, translating into MPKAKRIVIIGGGPAGYEAALTGAKYGAAVTLVEDLGLGGSAVIHDCVPSKSFIAGANIKTDLRRADDMGLNKGIGEAHLLIDALNERVQQLAAEQSDDIRKSVASAGVRIIDGRGVFDDYNTKQTLHYIKVTNKEGFEETLEADLVLVATGASPRILPAAQPDGERILTWRQIYNITELPEHLIVVGSGVTGAEFVSAFAELGVKVTMVASRDRILPHDDADAADVLETVLAERGVLLEKHARVDSVTRTEDGGVCVRTADGREIFGSHALMTVGSVPNTKDLGLENIGVETTPSGHIKVDRVSRTSVSGVYAAGDCTDQFPLASVAAMQGRIAMYHALGEGVSPLRLKTVATAVFTRPEIAAVGITQHEIESGEISARTVMLPLPRNPRAKMRSLRHGFVKIFCRKSSGIVIGGVVVAPTASELILPIAVAVTNQLTVSQLAQTFAVYPSLSGSITEAARQLVAHDDLG; encoded by the coding sequence TTGCCGAAAGCTAAGCGCATTGTCATCATTGGTGGTGGTCCCGCCGGCTATGAGGCGGCGTTGACGGGCGCAAAGTATGGCGCTGCTGTCACCCTTGTTGAGGATTTGGGCTTGGGTGGTTCGGCGGTTATTCATGATTGTGTGCCGTCGAAGTCGTTTATTGCTGGCGCGAATATTAAGACTGACCTTCGCCGCGCTGATGATATGGGCTTGAATAAGGGTATTGGTGAGGCGCATTTGCTTATCGACGCCCTCAACGAGCGTGTTCAGCAGCTTGCGGCTGAGCAGTCTGACGATATCCGTAAGTCAGTGGCGAGTGCGGGTGTGCGCATTATTGATGGTCGTGGTGTGTTTGATGATTACAACACCAAGCAGACCCTGCACTATATCAAGGTGACAAACAAGGAAGGCTTCGAGGAAACTCTCGAGGCGGATTTGGTGTTGGTGGCTACGGGTGCGAGTCCGCGCATTTTGCCTGCGGCACAGCCTGATGGTGAGCGTATTTTGACGTGGCGCCAGATTTATAACATCACTGAGCTTCCTGAGCATTTGATTGTGGTGGGTTCCGGTGTGACTGGTGCGGAGTTTGTGTCCGCTTTTGCTGAGTTGGGTGTGAAGGTCACTATGGTTGCTTCGCGTGATCGCATTTTGCCTCACGACGACGCCGATGCCGCCGACGTGCTGGAAACTGTGTTGGCGGAGCGTGGTGTTTTACTGGAGAAGCATGCCCGCGTGGATTCGGTTACCCGCACTGAGGATGGTGGCGTATGTGTACGCACCGCTGATGGCCGTGAGATTTTCGGCTCCCACGCCTTGATGACTGTTGGTTCTGTTCCTAATACCAAGGATTTGGGCTTGGAGAACATTGGTGTGGAAACCACCCCTTCGGGTCATATCAAGGTTGACCGTGTGTCGCGTACGAGCGTATCCGGCGTGTATGCGGCCGGCGACTGTACTGACCAGTTCCCACTTGCCTCGGTTGCTGCGATGCAGGGGCGTATCGCTATGTACCACGCTTTGGGTGAAGGTGTGTCGCCACTGCGTTTGAAGACTGTGGCTACCGCAGTGTTTACCCGCCCGGAGATTGCTGCTGTGGGTATTACGCAGCATGAGATTGAATCTGGTGAGATTTCCGCGCGTACGGTGATGCTGCCTTTGCCACGTAATCCTCGTGCGAAGATGCGTTCGCTGCGCCACGGTTTTGTCAAGATTTTCTGCCGTAAGTCTTCGGGCATTGTTATTGGCGGTGTGGTGGTTGCCCCGACTGCCTCGGAGCTGATTCTTCCCATTGCGGTTGCTGTGACCAACCAGCTCACTGTCAGCCAGCTGGCCCAGACCTTCGCGGTGTACCCCTCCTTGTCGGGTTCGATTACTGAGGCTGCCCGCCAGTTGGTTGCCCATGACGACCTTGGCTAA
- a CDS encoding polyamine aminopropyltransferase yields the protein MSAVVLSPARRFLLLVSVSVCAASGLVYELALISLSAVLAGGSVVETSLIVAGFVAALGLGALAAKPLLTRAEVAFLSVEALLGLVGGLSALVLYWAFAVVGNSLAVLGGATLVIGMLVGAELPLLMTLFQRGKLVDATTSGSVLATLNAADYLGALIGGVAWPFVLLPFLGVVRGTLAAGLLNVCAALVIAVLVLRSDVLRRQFATIASGLCAIVVVLVSVLVASDGLVTSARQRLYAFPIVYFHQSKYQEIVVTQWGKDRRLFLNGGLQYSTRDEYRYTESLTYPVVDASTSRVLIIGGGDGLAARELLKFPQVKHITQVELDPDMVAVANSVLRDDNAGALDDPRVTVLLRDAFTWVRTPPLPQDRFDAIVVDLPDPDNEIIGRLYSQEFYSMLLKHLAPGGAMTVQSGSAFTTPDVFSRVYSTLLASGCASVVPYHVHVPTFGDWGFNFCTLTSRGLVMPKTPAHTPRFVDQGVLDAARVFGADNKPRLLPANTLDRPLIVADRRRGYRQAGE from the coding sequence ATGTCTGCTGTAGTGCTGTCCCCTGCCCGCAGGTTCCTTCTGCTTGTGTCGGTGTCGGTGTGTGCCGCTTCAGGGTTGGTGTATGAGCTTGCGTTGATTTCTTTGTCTGCGGTGTTGGCGGGTGGTTCTGTGGTGGAGACCTCGCTGATTGTTGCGGGGTTTGTGGCGGCGTTGGGCTTGGGGGCGTTGGCGGCAAAGCCGTTGTTGACACGGGCTGAGGTTGCGTTTTTGTCGGTGGAGGCGCTGTTGGGGCTTGTTGGGGGGTTGTCTGCGCTGGTGTTGTATTGGGCTTTTGCTGTTGTGGGCAATTCGCTTGCGGTTTTAGGCGGGGCAACCCTGGTCATTGGCATGCTGGTGGGGGCTGAGTTGCCACTGTTGATGACACTTTTTCAGCGTGGCAAGCTTGTCGACGCCACCACCTCCGGCTCAGTTTTAGCAACGTTGAATGCGGCTGATTATTTGGGGGCGTTGATTGGTGGTGTGGCGTGGCCGTTTGTGTTACTGCCGTTTCTGGGGGTGGTGCGTGGCACGCTGGCTGCTGGTTTGCTGAATGTCTGTGCGGCGTTAGTGATTGCGGTGTTAGTGTTGCGCAGTGATGTGCTGCGGCGGCAGTTCGCGACGATTGCCTCAGGGCTGTGTGCGATTGTGGTGGTGTTGGTGTCGGTGTTGGTCGCCAGTGATGGTTTGGTCACTTCGGCGCGACAGCGACTCTATGCTTTCCCGATTGTGTATTTCCACCAGAGCAAGTATCAGGAGATTGTGGTCACACAGTGGGGGAAGGATCGGCGCTTATTCTTAAATGGTGGGTTGCAGTATTCCACCCGTGATGAGTATCGCTACACGGAATCGTTGACCTACCCAGTGGTTGATGCTTCGACGTCGCGGGTGTTGATTATCGGCGGTGGGGATGGTTTAGCCGCCCGCGAGTTACTGAAGTTTCCACAGGTGAAGCATATTACGCAGGTGGAGTTAGATCCGGATATGGTCGCGGTGGCTAATTCAGTGTTGCGTGACGATAACGCTGGTGCCTTAGACGATCCCCGTGTAACTGTGCTGCTGCGCGATGCGTTTACGTGGGTGCGCACTCCCCCGCTGCCCCAGGATCGCTTCGATGCGATTGTGGTGGATCTGCCGGACCCTGATAATGAGATTATTGGGCGGTTGTATTCGCAGGAGTTTTATTCAATGCTGCTGAAACATTTGGCCCCTGGGGGTGCAATGACAGTGCAGTCTGGCAGTGCTTTTACTACTCCTGATGTGTTTTCCCGCGTGTATTCCACGTTGCTGGCTTCAGGCTGCGCATCTGTTGTTCCCTATCACGTGCATGTTCCTACTTTTGGTGACTGGGGTTTTAATTTCTGCACCCTCACCTCACGCGGACTTGTGATGCCGAAAACACCTGCGCATACTCCTCGCTTTGTAGACCAAGGAGTGTTGGATGCAGCAAGGGTATTTGGCGCGGACAACAAGCCCCGCCTGCTTCCTGCGAATACGCTGGATCGGCCGTTGATTGTGGCTGATCGCAGGCGTGGGTACCGCCAAGCGGGCGAGTAG
- a CDS encoding DUF350 domain-containing protein: MNTFISFAQVGAHAQPMLVAAGFSESSFTLGMTSTVSYFALALALFLLGFKVQDWLTPGHFRKQIFVDNLPNACVLAGSQAVALGIVIATAIALSPDELGQGLLFTLFYSLVGLALQTVFLVIVELFSPNRMRDVFEDPKLRPSALVSGVFLIMVGVINAACLL; the protein is encoded by the coding sequence ATGAACACTTTTATCTCCTTTGCTCAGGTGGGTGCGCACGCCCAGCCCATGCTCGTTGCGGCGGGGTTTTCGGAGTCGAGTTTCACATTAGGTATGACATCTACGGTGTCTTATTTTGCCTTAGCCTTAGCGCTTTTCCTGCTGGGGTTTAAGGTGCAGGATTGGTTGACGCCGGGGCATTTTCGGAAGCAGATTTTTGTCGATAACTTGCCTAATGCCTGCGTGTTGGCGGGAAGCCAGGCGGTGGCGTTGGGGATCGTGATTGCCACGGCTATTGCGTTATCCCCTGATGAGTTGGGGCAGGGGTTGCTTTTTACCCTGTTCTATTCCTTGGTGGGGTTGGCGCTGCAAACTGTGTTTTTGGTGATCGTGGAGTTATTTTCGCCCAATCGTATGCGGGATGTGTTCGAGGATCCGAAGTTGCGCCCGAGTGCGCTGGTCAGTGGCGTTTTTCTGATTATGGTGGGTGTTATTAACGCGGCATGTCTGCTGTAG
- a CDS encoding DUF4247 domain-containing protein, which yields MNAKENSHNESTVKLQQRAVALFNIGVLFIVAGIAAFQLALEMNAEAPATKVAKDCQFVKREFMVSFYTCPGSVDEWINTIDGNPELQQMATDHETNTVYLRREKYVFSVKDNGDGTSQVTVEDHQRLNSGTFVHLGPYFRPSSPRSSSGGDSGGFGVK from the coding sequence ATGAACGCGAAGGAAAATTCACATAACGAGTCGACGGTGAAGCTTCAGCAGCGGGCTGTGGCATTGTTTAATATCGGTGTCCTTTTCATCGTTGCTGGAATTGCAGCTTTTCAGCTCGCGTTGGAGATGAACGCGGAGGCACCTGCCACAAAGGTGGCGAAAGACTGCCAATTTGTTAAACGTGAGTTCATGGTGAGTTTTTATACCTGCCCAGGCTCTGTGGATGAGTGGATTAACACGATCGACGGTAATCCTGAGCTGCAGCAGATGGCAACAGATCATGAAACCAATACTGTGTACTTACGGCGGGAAAAGTATGTTTTTAGCGTGAAGGATAACGGGGATGGCACTTCACAAGTGACTGTGGAGGATCATCAGCGTTTGAATTCTGGGACGTTTGTGCATTTAGGTCCCTACTTTCGCCCTTCCTCGCCGCGTTCATCTTCGGGTGGCGATTCCGGCGGATTTGGTGTGAAGTAG
- a CDS encoding DUF2617 family protein, producing MSVVITDLVVPTADVSWRDLGVCVNGPTRPVLSSRTLVDAPSTSLSMGIIGASHVIEVRGAQTPLLREEVSCLAATAAGETVPVKDGRADYRQRFPSADYRFSLRTSIFSDYEFADKAEAVMAQLDASWLVARFPGEGDYHITALGGAWNCDRWCWTTYHLYPLEGAIVRTQSAWIVRN from the coding sequence GTGAGTGTGGTCATCACTGATCTTGTGGTTCCCACTGCTGATGTGTCCTGGCGGGATCTTGGGGTGTGTGTCAACGGCCCGACCCGCCCCGTGCTCAGCTCGCGCACGCTTGTCGACGCCCCCTCGACGTCGTTAAGCATGGGCATCATTGGTGCCTCCCATGTGATTGAAGTTCGGGGTGCACAAACCCCCTTATTGAGGGAGGAGGTGTCGTGTCTCGCAGCTACTGCGGCGGGCGAGACTGTGCCGGTGAAGGATGGGCGGGCAGATTACCGCCAGCGTTTTCCCAGCGCCGACTACCGTTTTTCGCTGCGCACCAGCATTTTTTCGGATTATGAGTTTGCGGATAAAGCCGAGGCTGTCATGGCTCAGTTGGATGCTTCGTGGCTGGTTGCCAGATTCCCCGGCGAGGGGGATTACCATATCACCGCGCTCGGTGGGGCGTGGAATTGCGATCGTTGGTGTTGGACAACGTATCACCTGTATCCACTGGAAGGTGCGATTGTGCGGACGCAATCGGCGTGGATTGTGAGGAATTAG
- a CDS encoding DUF4178 domain-containing protein: MFWVSFLALLALVLLGVGVGLIVRAYKIWQASKNPPSTTPVDPFAFVTGAERFSTTVIGPGAVISHGSTDYVVRGTLTCRQGPFEWYEHLLTSNKGPGWFEVEVDEGEVKLALWRTDRSADLSPLGQVTYEGETYTEVERGPATYTSVGTTGLPMAGEMTYVDYKGPDGKLLSLEKYSDDSLWEVSIGHEVVPGELTIYPAPPAQEYS; encoded by the coding sequence ATGTTTTGGGTCTCTTTTCTCGCGCTCCTCGCGCTTGTTCTCCTCGGGGTAGGCGTCGGTTTAATCGTTCGAGCGTATAAGATATGGCAAGCTTCCAAGAACCCACCGTCTACCACTCCGGTGGATCCTTTCGCGTTTGTCACAGGCGCTGAGCGGTTTAGCACTACTGTCATTGGGCCTGGTGCTGTGATCAGCCATGGTTCTACCGACTATGTGGTTCGTGGTACTCTCACCTGCCGTCAAGGCCCTTTCGAGTGGTACGAGCATTTGCTCACCAGCAATAAAGGCCCTGGCTGGTTCGAGGTTGAGGTGGATGAGGGGGAGGTGAAATTGGCGTTGTGGCGTACCGACCGTTCGGCGGATTTATCCCCCTTGGGCCAGGTGACGTATGAGGGTGAGACGTATACGGAGGTTGAGCGGGGTCCGGCCACCTATACCAGTGTGGGCACAACGGGGTTGCCGATGGCTGGTGAGATGACATATGTGGACTACAAGGGGCCTGACGGTAAGCTCTTGTCGCTGGAAAAATACAGTGATGATTCCTTGTGGGAGGTGTCCATTGGGCATGAGGTTGTGCCTGGTGAGTTGACAATTTACCCCGCCCCGCCTGCCCAGGAGTACTCGTGA
- a CDS encoding DIP1984 family protein: MKLAEALYERANLQRYLAVLADRLEDLAQVQEGDTPPEDPAQIIQEYSATNKRLEQLVARINHVNATTLFDESRTLTQALALRERLKREFDMYNRVAQRASKNQVRWTRSEIKLVSTVNVADLRAHANQVAQQIRDVDMKIQELNWSIEL; the protein is encoded by the coding sequence ATGAAGCTTGCAGAAGCGTTGTATGAGCGGGCGAATCTCCAGCGTTATTTGGCGGTTTTAGCGGATCGTTTGGAAGATCTAGCTCAGGTTCAGGAGGGTGATACCCCACCTGAGGATCCTGCACAGATTATTCAGGAGTATAGTGCAACCAATAAGCGCCTTGAGCAGTTGGTTGCCCGGATTAATCATGTGAATGCAACGACTCTTTTCGACGAGTCGCGAACTCTCACCCAAGCCTTGGCGCTGCGCGAACGCCTCAAGCGTGAATTCGATATGTACAATCGTGTCGCGCAGCGGGCTTCGAAGAATCAGGTTCGGTGGACTCGCTCAGAGATTAAGCTGGTTTCTACTGTCAATGTTGCTGATCTTCGTGCGCACGCCAATCAGGTGGCGCAGCAGATCAGGGATGTGGATATGAAGATTCAAGAGTTGAACTGGAGTATTGAGCTTTAG
- a CDS encoding acetyl/propionyl/methylcrotonyl-CoA carboxylase subunit alpha, whose translation MTVESRKITKVLVANRGEIAIRVIRAARDAGISSVAVYAEPDANAPFVTMADEAFALGGQNSAESYLVFDKILDAAKKSGADAIHPGYGFLSENGDFAEAVINAGLIWIGPSPQSIRDLGDKVTARHIALRAEAPMAPGTKEPVKDASEVVAFAEEHGLPIAIKAAFGGGGRGMKVAYTMEEVAELYDSATREALAAFGRGECFVERYLDKARHVECQVLADMHGNVIVAGTRDCSLQRRFQKLVEEAPAPFLTDEQRKSLHESAKRICKEAGYYGAGTVEYLVGSDGLISFLEVNTRLQVEHPVTEATTGLDLVREQFRIAEGKELHIKEDPTPRGHAFEFRINGEDAGSNFMPAPGTITKYVEPAGPGVRMDSGIVEGSVIGGQFDSMLAKLIVYGETREEALQRSRRALGEYIVEGMPTAIPFHRHIVENPAFVGDGEKFDVYTKWIEEEWDNPIPPYVDPAEAEEAEEATPSQKVVVEIDGRRVEIALPGDLALGGGAGGAKKKAKKRRSGGAKAAVSGDAVAAPMQGTVIKVNVEEGQEVAEGDVVVVLEAMKMENPVKAHKAGVVTGLAVAAGEGVTKGSVMMELK comes from the coding sequence GTGACTGTGGAATCCAGGAAGATCACCAAGGTTCTCGTCGCTAACCGCGGTGAGATCGCTATTCGCGTTATTCGCGCTGCGCGCGACGCTGGTATCTCCAGCGTTGCGGTTTATGCTGAGCCTGATGCAAACGCACCATTCGTTACCATGGCTGACGAGGCTTTTGCCCTCGGCGGCCAGAATTCTGCAGAGTCCTACCTGGTCTTTGACAAGATCCTCGACGCTGCGAAGAAGTCCGGCGCTGATGCGATTCACCCAGGCTATGGTTTCTTGTCGGAGAACGGCGACTTCGCCGAGGCTGTCATCAATGCGGGCCTGATCTGGATTGGGCCTTCCCCACAGTCCATTCGCGACTTGGGTGATAAGGTGACTGCCCGCCACATCGCTTTGCGCGCTGAGGCACCAATGGCTCCTGGCACCAAGGAACCTGTCAAGGATGCCAGCGAAGTTGTTGCTTTCGCCGAGGAGCATGGCCTGCCTATTGCGATTAAAGCTGCTTTCGGTGGCGGTGGCCGCGGCATGAAGGTTGCCTACACGATGGAAGAGGTGGCTGAACTTTATGATTCCGCTACCCGTGAGGCTTTGGCAGCATTCGGTCGTGGCGAGTGCTTCGTGGAGCGCTACCTCGACAAGGCACGCCACGTGGAGTGCCAGGTGTTGGCCGATATGCACGGCAACGTGATCGTTGCTGGTACTCGTGACTGTTCCTTGCAGCGTCGTTTCCAGAAGCTGGTTGAGGAGGCTCCTGCCCCATTCCTCACTGATGAGCAGCGCAAGTCTTTGCACGAGTCTGCAAAGCGTATTTGTAAGGAAGCTGGCTACTATGGTGCCGGCACCGTCGAGTACTTGGTTGGTTCCGACGGCCTGATTTCCTTCCTTGAGGTCAACACTCGTCTGCAGGTGGAGCACCCAGTTACTGAAGCCACCACTGGTTTGGATCTGGTGCGTGAGCAGTTCCGTATTGCTGAGGGCAAGGAGCTGCACATTAAGGAGGATCCAACTCCTCGTGGCCATGCTTTCGAGTTCCGTATCAACGGCGAAGATGCTGGTTCGAACTTCATGCCAGCTCCAGGCACCATCACCAAGTATGTTGAGCCTGCTGGCCCTGGTGTCCGTATGGATTCCGGCATTGTTGAAGGTTCGGTTATCGGTGGCCAGTTCGACTCCATGCTGGCGAAGCTGATTGTGTATGGTGAGACCCGCGAAGAGGCTTTGCAGCGTTCCCGCCGTGCACTGGGTGAGTACATTGTTGAGGGTATGCCTACGGCTATCCCATTCCACCGCCACATTGTGGAGAATCCTGCATTCGTGGGTGATGGTGAGAAGTTCGACGTGTACACCAAGTGGATTGAGGAAGAGTGGGACAACCCCATTCCTCCTTACGTTGATCCTGCTGAGGCTGAGGAAGCTGAAGAGGCTACCCCAAGCCAGAAGGTTGTTGTTGAGATCGACGGCCGTCGCGTAGAGATCGCCCTGCCAGGCGACTTGGCTTTGGGTGGTGGCGCTGGTGGCGCGAAGAAGAAGGCAAAGAAGCGTCGTTCCGGTGGCGCAAAGGCTGCTGTTTCGGGCGATGCTGTTGCCGCTCCTATGCAGGGCACCGTGATCAAGGTCAACGTCGAGGAAGGCCAGGAAGTTGCTGAAGGCGACGTCGTGGTTGTTCTTGAGGCCATGAAGATGGAAAACCCTGTGAAGGCTCACAAGGCTGGTGTGGTTACCGGCTTGGCTGTCGCTGCTGGCGAGGGCGTGACCAAGGGTTCGGTCATGATGGAACTGAAGTAG
- a CDS encoding sulfurtransferase — MPAPFDPHPLLQEYAHPERLVSASWLSARLGTPGLRVVESDEDALLYDIGHIPGAVRIDWKRDLNDPLSRDFISAEEFAQLMRAKGIAADDTVVIYGDKSNWWAAFTLWVFELFGHKDVRLLNGGRDAWMAEERDTSYMVPEYPATDYPVPERNDAPFRAFVTDVQSVVSGETKATIIDAREPDEYAGTRLADAPESGVLRHGHIPGAVNISWEKSVHPNSRFRSREELEKAYALAGKSDSTIVYCSHGQLSAHTWFVLKHLLGWENVRNYDGSWAEWGNMVRMDIRRGHAPDDLEMSKNWPVG, encoded by the coding sequence ATGCCTGCTCCATTTGATCCCCATCCGCTGTTGCAAGAATATGCCCACCCTGAGCGTTTAGTGTCCGCTTCGTGGCTGTCCGCACGCTTAGGCACCCCTGGTTTGCGGGTGGTCGAGTCCGATGAAGATGCTCTGCTGTACGATATCGGTCACATTCCTGGCGCTGTGCGTATCGACTGGAAGCGGGATTTGAACGATCCTCTGTCCCGTGATTTTATCAGCGCCGAAGAGTTTGCCCAGCTTATGCGGGCGAAAGGTATTGCGGCTGACGATACCGTTGTTATTTATGGCGATAAGTCCAACTGGTGGGCTGCGTTTACTTTGTGGGTGTTCGAGCTGTTCGGGCACAAAGATGTGCGTTTGCTCAACGGCGGCCGTGACGCATGGATGGCTGAGGAGCGCGACACCTCCTATATGGTCCCTGAATATCCGGCGACCGATTACCCCGTCCCTGAGCGTAACGACGCCCCATTCCGCGCCTTCGTCACCGATGTGCAGTCCGTGGTTTCGGGGGAGACGAAGGCAACCATTATCGATGCCCGCGAACCCGATGAGTATGCCGGCACCCGCCTGGCTGATGCCCCCGAATCGGGGGTACTGCGCCATGGGCATATCCCTGGTGCGGTGAATATTTCGTGGGAGAAGTCTGTGCACCCGAACTCACGCTTCCGCAGCCGTGAGGAATTAGAGAAGGCATACGCATTGGCTGGAAAATCGGATTCCACGATTGTCTACTGTAGCCATGGTCAATTGTCTGCCCACACGTGGTTTGTTCTAAAGCACCTGCTTGGCTGGGAAAATGTACGCAATTATGATGGTTCCTGGGCGGAGTGGGGCAATATGGTGCGTATGGATATTCGTCGGGGTCATGCCCCTGACGATCTTGAGATGTCAAAGAACTGGCCCGTGGGTTAA
- a CDS encoding Cj0069 family protein: protein MHKSIVVFEVEGGSDKYFDGHRKDTMPIVNAIKDAGWHAEVVYFRPEWSDALFEYVSSKFDAYISRVNPGNIPGGEKGYFDLLTKLSEAGLVGMSTPAEMMAYGAKDALVKLNDTDLVPSDTAAYYDVETFHNTFPTSLSYGERVLKQNRGSTGSGIWRVQLEDKELAASVTPGTALPLDTKLRCTEAVDNHTEIRELGEFMDFCDQYIIGDNGMLVDMRFMPRIVEGEIRILLVGPHPVFVVHKKPAEGGDNFSATLFSGAKYTYDKPEAWQDLVDMFAAARPVIAEKLGGDNIPLIWTADFMLADGDNGEDTYVLGEINCSCVGFTSELDMGIQEMVAKEAIERVEKKFA from the coding sequence ATGCACAAAAGCATCGTAGTCTTTGAGGTCGAAGGCGGCTCCGACAAGTACTTTGACGGACACCGCAAAGACACCATGCCAATCGTTAACGCCATCAAGGATGCTGGCTGGCACGCCGAGGTTGTCTACTTCCGCCCAGAGTGGTCTGACGCACTGTTCGAGTACGTCTCCAGTAAATTCGATGCCTACATTTCCCGCGTGAACCCCGGCAACATCCCCGGCGGCGAAAAGGGCTACTTCGACCTGCTGACCAAGCTCAGCGAAGCAGGTCTTGTGGGCATGTCCACTCCAGCTGAGATGATGGCCTACGGCGCGAAGGACGCACTGGTCAAGCTCAACGACACCGACCTCGTCCCCTCCGACACCGCCGCATATTACGATGTGGAAACCTTCCACAACACCTTCCCCACCTCCCTGTCTTATGGTGAGCGCGTGCTCAAGCAAAACCGCGGCTCCACAGGCTCCGGCATCTGGCGCGTCCAGCTTGAAGATAAGGAACTGGCAGCATCTGTTACCCCCGGCACCGCACTGCCGCTGGACACCAAGCTGCGCTGCACCGAGGCTGTGGACAACCACACCGAAATCCGTGAGCTGGGCGAGTTCATGGACTTCTGCGACCAGTACATCATCGGCGACAACGGCATGCTGGTAGACATGCGCTTCATGCCTCGCATCGTCGAAGGTGAGATCCGCATTCTGCTCGTTGGCCCACACCCAGTGTTCGTGGTGCACAAGAAGCCAGCCGAAGGCGGCGACAACTTCTCCGCAACCCTGTTCTCCGGCGCGAAGTACACCTACGACAAGCCAGAAGCATGGCAGGATCTGGTGGACATGTTCGCTGCCGCCCGCCCAGTGATTGCTGAAAAACTCGGTGGCGACAACATCCCACTGATCTGGACCGCAGACTTCATGCTTGCCGACGGCGACAACGGCGAGGACACCTACGTACTCGGCGAGATCAACTGCTCCTGCGTGGGCTTCACCTCGGAGCTCGACATGGGCATTCAGGAAATGGTGGCCAAGGAAGCTATCGAGCGCGTGGAAAAGAAGTTCGCCTAA